A window of Chitinophaga sp. MM2321 contains these coding sequences:
- a CDS encoding terpene synthase family protein has product MTTILFPRIQYPFPSRINHHVQEAQQHITDWVNHYRLLTTEKAVTRFSKARFAWLAARAFPDAALDELCLIADFNTWLFILDDQCDEAAAGRKSAYLKSIMAGLMDILHYNKHVTPKDGGPLPSALSSIWERMRAISSPAWRLRFIRSMEDYFNSCLWEAENREAGIVPTVADYVRMRPFTGALFADVEAIDIIEKIYLPEEMLQHALLKRMVLACNNIVCWANDLFSCNKEARQGDVHNLVLVLQHANKSTLQQAVDEAARMHNEEVAIFVALEKLLPLSSTEKDYELLRYVAVLHSWITGNFDWSLHDTGRYNVAVKEYQD; this is encoded by the coding sequence ATGACAACGATCCTGTTCCCCCGGATCCAGTATCCGTTTCCTTCCCGTATCAATCATCATGTACAGGAAGCCCAGCAACATATTACCGATTGGGTAAATCATTACAGGCTCCTTACCACAGAAAAAGCGGTGACGCGTTTTAGCAAAGCCCGCTTTGCATGGCTTGCTGCCAGAGCGTTTCCGGATGCTGCCCTCGATGAACTTTGCCTGATAGCCGATTTTAATACCTGGCTGTTCATCCTGGATGATCAATGCGACGAAGCTGCTGCCGGTAGAAAATCTGCCTACCTGAAAAGTATTATGGCAGGATTGATGGACATCCTGCATTACAACAAACACGTTACACCCAAAGACGGAGGACCACTGCCTTCAGCACTGAGCAGCATATGGGAGCGTATGCGCGCTATCAGCAGCCCCGCCTGGCGCCTGCGTTTTATTCGCAGCATGGAAGATTATTTCAATTCCTGCCTGTGGGAAGCAGAAAACAGGGAAGCCGGTATCGTGCCCACCGTAGCGGATTACGTACGCATGCGCCCTTTTACCGGTGCGCTCTTCGCAGATGTGGAAGCGATCGATATCATAGAAAAAATCTACCTCCCGGAGGAAATGCTGCAACATGCACTCCTCAAGCGGATGGTGCTGGCCTGTAACAATATTGTTTGCTGGGCCAACGACCTGTTCTCCTGTAATAAAGAAGCACGACAGGGTGATGTACACAACCTCGTGCTGGTATTACAGCACGCCAATAAATCTACCCTGCAACAGGCTGTAGATGAGGCGGCACGCATGCACAATGAGGAAGTAGCGATATTCGTAGCATTGGAAAAACTGCTGCCACTCAGCAGTACAGAAAAAGATTATGAATTGCTGCGCTATGTGGCCGTACTACATTCCTGGATCACCGGCAATTTTGATTGGAGTCTCCATGATACCGGAAGATATAATGTAGCCGTGAAAGAGTACCAAGATTAA
- a CDS encoding sugar transferase codes for MLYRKYFKGALDVLIAFVACTILLPVFIAIGILLFIANSGNPFFLQARPGKNNRIFKVIKYKTMNDKRDTKGELLPDEQRLTVIGSFVRKTSLDEIPQLINVLKGDMSLIGPRPLLVDYLNLYSETQGRRHEVKPGITGWAQVNGRNAISWNQKFELDVWYVDHVSFLLDVKIVMMTFIKVFKSEGITQKGHVSTERFRGEANA; via the coding sequence ATGTTGTATCGTAAATATTTTAAAGGAGCATTGGATGTATTGATAGCATTCGTTGCATGCACCATTTTATTACCGGTCTTCATCGCAATAGGCATTTTATTGTTTATCGCAAACAGTGGTAACCCGTTTTTTTTGCAGGCGAGGCCAGGTAAGAATAACCGGATATTTAAAGTAATCAAGTACAAAACAATGAATGATAAGCGGGATACCAAGGGTGAATTGCTACCTGATGAGCAGCGCCTGACAGTCATAGGAAGTTTTGTACGTAAAACATCCCTGGATGAAATTCCTCAGTTGATCAATGTGCTGAAAGGGGATATGAGTCTTATCGGTCCGCGCCCCTTGCTGGTGGACTATTTGAATCTGTATTCCGAAACCCAGGGAAGACGGCACGAAGTGAAACCAGGCATTACAGGATGGGCCCAGGTAAATGGTAGAAATGCGATCAGCTGGAATCAAAAGTTTGAACTGGATGTGTGGTATGTAGATCATGTAAGTTTTTTACTGGATGTTAAAATTGTGATGATGACTTTTATAAAAGTTTTTAAGTCAGAAGGAATTACACAGAAGGGACATGTATCAACGGAAAGGTTCAGGGGAGAGGCCAATGCATAA
- a CDS encoding efflux RND transporter periplasmic adaptor subunit produces the protein MDLKIKSTLLVSAIFCGACGGGKQQQAGMMGGRMKATVVAAEVVATSYTVADNFPGTLVAHDVVEIRADVTGFLEAIKAKDGSLVKKGQPLYEIDRSRYTAAYGQVAASQQQAEADLAQREKDYERYKSLLEHDAISKQTVDQAYTAMLTSKANLAAAKASVARAGTDVNHAILRAPVTGRIGIAQIKVGDIVNAGQTVINNIVNEHPMFADFDVPQASLPHFIQVEKGKGSEKFFLRFTSGESYPEEGKIMTINNMVDQQTGTIKVRLVFQNKDGLLKSGMSCVVVMQYTTPETQLAIPTKAIIQNLSETSVYIVTKDNVVKPVDITPGAVTDTLTLVTGGLQAGDRLVVEGLQKIKPGDTVNIAGAGGPVTGKQ, from the coding sequence ATGGACTTGAAAATAAAAAGCACCCTACTGGTTTCTGCCATTTTCTGTGGCGCTTGTGGCGGCGGGAAGCAGCAACAGGCGGGGATGATGGGCGGGCGAATGAAAGCTACCGTGGTAGCTGCAGAAGTGGTGGCCACCTCCTATACGGTAGCAGATAATTTTCCCGGTACATTGGTAGCACATGATGTTGTGGAGATAAGGGCAGATGTTACCGGCTTCCTCGAAGCAATCAAAGCAAAAGATGGCAGCCTTGTAAAAAAAGGTCAGCCGCTCTATGAGATAGATAGAAGCCGCTATACGGCTGCATACGGACAGGTAGCAGCTTCTCAGCAACAGGCAGAAGCAGACCTTGCCCAGCGGGAGAAGGATTATGAAAGATATAAAAGCCTGCTGGAGCATGATGCTATCTCCAAACAAACGGTAGACCAGGCATATACGGCCATGCTAACATCCAAAGCCAACCTGGCGGCGGCGAAAGCCTCCGTGGCAAGGGCCGGTACCGATGTAAACCACGCTATCCTGCGTGCACCCGTAACCGGTAGGATCGGTATCGCACAGATTAAAGTAGGCGATATCGTAAATGCTGGTCAGACTGTCATCAATAATATTGTGAACGAGCATCCCATGTTTGCCGATTTTGATGTGCCACAGGCAAGTCTGCCTCATTTTATCCAGGTAGAAAAGGGAAAGGGAAGTGAAAAATTCTTTCTCCGGTTTACCAGCGGTGAAAGTTATCCGGAAGAAGGAAAAATCATGACCATTAATAATATGGTAGATCAGCAAACCGGTACTATCAAGGTGCGCCTGGTTTTTCAGAACAAGGACGGCTTGCTGAAATCCGGTATGAGCTGCGTGGTAGTGATGCAATACACCACACCCGAAACGCAGTTGGCCATTCCTACCAAAGCTATTATTCAGAACCTGTCCGAAACCAGTGTGTATATAGTGACAAAAGACAATGTAGTCAAACCCGTGGACATTACACCCGGTGCTGTAACGGATACCCTGACGCTGGTGACTGGTGGTCTTCAGGCGGGCGACCGGTTAGTGGTGGAAGGATTACAGAAGATCAAGCCCGGAGATACGGTTAATATAGCCGGTGCCGGCGGACCAGTAACAGGTAAACAATAA
- a CDS encoding acetyltransferase gives MKYTATFIYGASGHGKVIIEILEANGMEIGGVFDDSMSVTTLLDYPVAGFDPLKVNGTAQLIISIGNNRVRKKIASELQVTFGKAIHPAANISPRCTIDEGTVVMAGVTVNSHVQIGRHVIINTNAVVDHDCLLEDYVHISPGVALAGNVQVREGTHVGIGATVIQGIKIGRWCTIGAGAVIRKDVPDYGVVVGNPGRIIKYNTQE, from the coding sequence ATGAAATACACAGCAACGTTTATATACGGTGCCAGCGGGCATGGAAAAGTTATTATAGAAATACTGGAAGCAAATGGTATGGAAATCGGCGGCGTATTTGATGATAGTATGAGCGTAACCACTTTACTGGACTATCCCGTAGCTGGTTTTGACCCACTTAAAGTCAATGGCACCGCGCAGCTGATTATATCTATCGGAAATAACCGAGTGCGGAAAAAAATTGCAAGTGAATTACAGGTGACTTTTGGGAAAGCTATACATCCTGCTGCCAACATTTCCCCCAGATGTACAATTGACGAAGGAACAGTAGTGATGGCCGGTGTAACGGTCAACAGCCATGTGCAGATAGGGAGGCATGTTATCATCAATACAAATGCAGTGGTTGATCATGATTGTTTGCTGGAGGATTATGTGCATATCTCCCCTGGTGTGGCACTGGCCGGAAATGTGCAGGTAAGGGAGGGGACGCATGTGGGTATTGGTGCCACTGTTATTCAGGGAATAAAAATTGGCCGGTGGTGTACCATCGGTGCCGGTGCAGTGATCAGAAAGGATGTACCTGATTATGGTGTAGTAGTTGGTAATCCGGGTAGAATAATAAAATATAATACACAGGAATAA
- a CDS encoding TMEM175 family protein: protein MSMSVIKEPKLIHREFELERVVLFSDAVFAIAITLLIIEIRLPNIPDHLPPDGYYTLMKPMLFAFLTFAASFIFIGNFWLRHVQLCRFLQHYDEGFIRRNLFFLFFIVSFPFTTSAMMHLTAHFMLPLFLYCCNLAGCLAGLFWISYYLFQRRPSLTIPGYQTEKELLYQRYKYNFLTMATGFTCIAMVYFIFPENAMMQRLSYFLLPALVLFNHFRLRIKRRNTLRLVHIDKTS, encoded by the coding sequence ATGTCAATGTCTGTCATCAAGGAACCCAAACTGATACACCGCGAATTTGAACTGGAGCGGGTGGTGTTATTCAGCGATGCTGTATTTGCCATTGCGATAACGCTGCTTATTATTGAGATCAGATTACCCAACATCCCTGATCACCTACCTCCCGATGGATATTATACGTTGATGAAACCCATGCTCTTTGCATTTCTTACTTTTGCGGCGAGCTTTATATTTATTGGTAACTTCTGGCTTCGTCATGTGCAGTTGTGCCGTTTTTTGCAGCATTATGACGAAGGGTTTATCAGGCGCAATCTTTTCTTCCTGTTCTTTATAGTGTCTTTTCCTTTCACTACTTCGGCCATGATGCATCTGACGGCTCATTTTATGTTACCGTTATTCCTGTATTGCTGCAACCTGGCTGGTTGTTTGGCAGGCTTATTCTGGATCAGCTATTACCTCTTCCAGCGCAGACCCTCCCTCACCATTCCGGGTTATCAAACTGAAAAAGAGCTGCTTTATCAGCGGTATAAATATAATTTTCTGACGATGGCCACCGGCTTCACCTGTATTGCCATGGTATATTTCATCTTTCCGGAAAATGCCATGATGCAGCGGTTGAGTTATTTCTTATTGCCGGCACTGGTATTATTCAACCATTTCCGCCTCCGCATAAAAAGGCGTAACACCCTTCGCCTCGTCCATATTGATAAAACCAGTTGA
- the idi gene encoding isopentenyl-diphosphate Delta-isomerase encodes MNLPEVILVNESDVAIGTMEKMEAHRKGLLHRAFSVFIMNDAGDILLQQRALDKYHSPGLWTNACCSHQVPGETTEAAAHRRLQEELGFDCPLHEIFSFTYRTAFDNGLTEHEYDHVLMGTYNGTINPDRSEVNDYRYLSANRILELMEQEPARFTSWFRLALPKVLQHLIKPVIVAGA; translated from the coding sequence ATGAATCTACCCGAAGTAATATTGGTAAATGAATCCGACGTAGCTATTGGCACAATGGAAAAAATGGAAGCACACCGTAAAGGCTTATTGCACCGGGCCTTTTCTGTATTCATTATGAATGATGCCGGTGATATTTTATTACAACAAAGGGCATTGGATAAATACCATTCCCCTGGTTTGTGGACCAATGCCTGTTGCAGTCACCAGGTACCCGGCGAAACCACAGAAGCCGCTGCACACCGCCGTTTGCAGGAAGAGCTGGGATTCGATTGTCCACTGCACGAAATATTCTCATTCACTTACAGGACAGCATTTGATAATGGTCTTACCGAACACGAATACGACCACGTGTTAATGGGGACCTACAATGGAACAATAAACCCCGACAGATCGGAAGTAAATGATTACCGGTATTTGTCTGCCAACCGGATACTGGAATTAATGGAACAGGAACCGGCAAGGTTTACCAGCTGGTTTCGCCTTGCATTACCCAAAGTTTTACAACATCTGATTAAGCCCGTAATTGTCGCTGGCGCGTAA
- a CDS encoding CpsB/CapC family capsule biosynthesis tyrosine phosphatase, with protein MLFFRNRHKDDNQLAPVLAFMETDIHSHLLPAIDDGVQETATAVHFIEQLHAMGIKKIITTPHVMMDRYPNSVQTLTGPYEQVSEALTAKNISIPFQFAAEYYMDEQFEALMQHPLLTLTGNLVLVEISFMAAPPQLHQWLFELQAGGYQPVLAHPERYAYLHADMDTYKQLKSQGCLLQVNLLSFTGYYGKHVQHMAEKLLDAQLVDLIGTDLHHEKHMQAIIAIGKNKKLRNLLEKYPFQNRQL; from the coding sequence ATGCTTTTTTTTCGCAACCGACATAAGGACGATAACCAGCTTGCTCCTGTACTGGCATTCATGGAAACAGACATCCACTCACATCTGCTGCCCGCTATTGATGACGGCGTACAGGAAACTGCTACCGCTGTACATTTTATTGAGCAACTGCATGCCATGGGGATCAAAAAAATTATCACTACCCCGCACGTTATGATGGACCGCTATCCCAATTCGGTGCAAACATTAACAGGGCCATATGAACAGGTAAGTGAAGCATTGACGGCAAAAAACATCAGCATTCCGTTTCAGTTTGCTGCAGAATATTATATGGATGAACAGTTTGAAGCACTGATGCAACATCCGCTCCTTACCCTCACCGGCAACCTGGTATTGGTAGAGATCTCTTTTATGGCGGCACCACCACAGTTACATCAGTGGCTGTTTGAGCTGCAGGCGGGGGGCTATCAGCCGGTGCTTGCCCACCCGGAACGCTATGCCTATCTACATGCTGATATGGACACCTACAAGCAACTGAAAAGCCAGGGGTGTTTGTTGCAAGTAAATCTCCTTTCATTTACCGGTTACTACGGCAAGCATGTACAGCATATGGCGGAGAAACTACTGGACGCACAACTCGTGGACCTCATCGGCACGGATCTGCATCATGAAAAACATATGCAGGCCATAATTGCTATTGGTAAAAATAAAAAGTTGCGGAACCTGTTGGAGAAATATCCTTTTCAGAATAGGCAATTATAA
- a CDS encoding GAF domain-containing protein — translation MAEDLHIIQGDKATQYTSLIPQIKGLLEGESDLIANMANVSAALKEQFGWFWVGFYLVKADELVLGPFQGPVACTRIRRNRGVCGSSWAQATTLIVPDVEKFPGHIACSSLSKSEIVVPIIREGVVKAILDADSEYLAHFDETDKKFLEEIVALIM, via the coding sequence ATGGCAGAAGACTTACACATTATACAAGGCGATAAGGCCACACAATATACATCACTGATCCCACAAATTAAAGGGTTGCTGGAAGGAGAATCCGACCTGATTGCTAATATGGCCAACGTATCTGCTGCGCTGAAAGAGCAGTTTGGCTGGTTCTGGGTGGGATTCTACCTGGTTAAAGCCGATGAACTTGTACTCGGCCCTTTTCAGGGGCCCGTTGCGTGTACCCGTATCCGTAGGAACAGGGGTGTTTGTGGAAGCAGCTGGGCACAGGCCACTACGCTCATCGTACCGGATGTGGAAAAATTTCCGGGACATATTGCCTGCAGCAGTTTATCAAAATCTGAAATTGTTGTGCCCATTATCCGGGAAGGAGTGGTAAAAGCAATACTGGATGCAGACAGTGAATACCTCGCCCATTTTGATGAAACAGATAAAAAATTCCTGGAAGAAATTGTGGCACTGATTATGTAG
- a CDS encoding TolC family protein, with amino-acid sequence MRCRLILFTIVLISGIPAAYGQSDTTQSGNYAFNLADCIQFGLAHHHDIVNANLDIQFSQEQVKEATGKLLPHADINASFNDNLKLATSLIPDIANGNYDQKIPVQFGTKFSSSVSGQVNQTVFNSDYFLGLKAARVYSGLATKSYTRTEIDTRVAISKAYYAVLTNQESIRLSKANVEQLKKTLADTKARYDAGVAERVDVDRISVSYNNVVTQIENQIRLLVYTMQLLKFQMGMPQESNLELKETVNDLSVESFITDTLNYQVQDRIEYSIQNTQIALNELSLKSKKLGYLPSLSAFLNYGYNYFSTDFGDLYKTGYGASVLGLTFTWPIFTGTERLHQIQQNRITLEKSRNDLDYLSQQIKLEVQAANTSYENNKALFVTQKTNMTLTQGIYDRIVLKFEQGVATSLDVISAESELTQARTDYVNAMLNTLISKTDLDKAMGKIK; translated from the coding sequence ATGCGTTGTCGCCTTATTTTGTTTACAATCGTTTTAATATCAGGAATACCAGCCGCTTACGGGCAATCGGATACTACCCAGTCAGGAAACTATGCATTTAACCTGGCAGACTGCATACAATTTGGTTTGGCCCACCACCATGATATCGTAAACGCTAACCTGGATATTCAGTTCTCACAGGAACAGGTTAAAGAAGCTACCGGCAAGCTGCTGCCACATGCGGACATCAACGCCAGCTTCAATGATAACCTGAAACTGGCCACCTCCCTCATTCCCGATATTGCCAACGGGAACTATGACCAGAAAATTCCTGTTCAGTTCGGAACCAAATTTTCCTCCAGCGTATCCGGTCAGGTGAATCAGACCGTTTTCAACAGCGATTATTTCCTGGGACTGAAAGCCGCCAGGGTATATAGCGGCCTGGCTACAAAATCGTATACCCGTACTGAAATCGATACCCGTGTTGCCATTTCCAAAGCTTATTATGCCGTATTAACCAACCAGGAAAGTATCCGGCTCTCCAAAGCGAATGTAGAACAGCTGAAGAAAACATTAGCAGATACAAAGGCCCGGTACGACGCCGGGGTAGCAGAAAGGGTAGATGTAGACAGGATCAGCGTTTCTTATAATAATGTAGTGACACAGATAGAAAATCAGATCAGGTTGCTCGTATATACCATGCAGTTATTGAAGTTTCAGATGGGCATGCCCCAGGAAAGTAACCTGGAACTAAAGGAAACCGTGAACGACCTGAGTGTGGAATCCTTTATTACAGATACGCTCAACTACCAGGTACAGGACCGTATTGAATACAGCATTCAAAATACACAGATTGCCCTGAACGAGCTGAGTTTGAAAAGCAAGAAGCTGGGTTATCTGCCATCACTATCTGCTTTCCTGAATTATGGGTATAATTATTTTTCGACAGATTTCGGGGACCTCTATAAAACCGGCTACGGCGCCTCCGTACTGGGGCTCACCTTTACCTGGCCCATCTTTACCGGTACCGAAAGGTTACACCAGATCCAGCAGAACAGGATCACACTGGAAAAATCCAGGAATGACCTGGATTATCTGTCTCAACAAATAAAACTGGAAGTACAGGCTGCCAATACCTCCTACGAAAACAACAAGGCGTTGTTTGTAACACAAAAAACGAACATGACCCTCACCCAGGGCATCTATGATCGTATTGTACTCAAATTTGAACAGGGCGTAGCCACCAGCCTGGACGTTATTTCAGCAGAAAGCGAGCTTACACAGGCCCGGACAGACTACGTAAATGCCATGTTGAACACATTGATCAGCAAAACAGACCTGGATAAAGCAATGGGAAAGATCAAATAG
- a CDS encoding gliding motility-associated C-terminal domain-containing protein, whose product MPFFLVTVFNIHLFAQDIEIKNPSLEGPPRAAAAPPSWYIINNSPDIQPGCCSVSQPASDGDTYIGMISSSEWAEGVSQKLSKEIIAGKTYSFSMDLAYPPVYFGNKICDGAFIIYGGDAIGGKNEILWKSDLFFHTGWRRYTAIFTATRNYKFISLCSYFTSSCTDGKFSAVLVDNLSLVIREIPRIVLTVQNTCKGTNTGSASVAVLGGPEPYTFNWAPGGQTTNQINNLPAGNHEVMVTGANGAMATAAVTIRETILQHEVTVSSSPCNGDEQNKIILNTTGGAPPYRYYLNDAPQPSYTATFKALRPGNYAVVVKDDHGCEDKIQNIQLTEPPPLQIAAVSKKDISCNETTDGRIALDITGGTTPYSYSLEPGNWQPDSVWKQLDVGRYYFQVKDKNDCLVRGSAEILKHQRDCAVFVPTAFSPNGDGKNDLFRAKVHDDISQYRLVVYNRWGTPVFQSNDPRAAWDGNQQPAGSYVWVLTYTDSKKQGRKELGNLVLVR is encoded by the coding sequence ATGCCGTTTTTTTTGGTAACCGTATTTAATATCCATCTTTTTGCGCAGGATATTGAAATCAAAAACCCTTCACTGGAAGGACCTCCAAGGGCCGCTGCTGCTCCTCCTTCCTGGTATATTATCAATAATTCTCCGGATATCCAACCTGGCTGTTGTAGTGTATCACAGCCTGCATCTGATGGGGATACATACATTGGTATGATCAGCAGTAGTGAATGGGCAGAAGGGGTCTCTCAAAAACTCAGTAAAGAAATTATCGCAGGCAAAACATATTCATTTTCGATGGACCTGGCGTATCCTCCCGTATACTTCGGAAACAAAATATGTGATGGCGCTTTCATAATATATGGAGGTGATGCCATAGGAGGGAAAAATGAGATATTATGGAAATCCGATCTGTTTTTTCATACCGGCTGGAGAAGATATACCGCCATATTTACAGCCACAAGGAATTATAAATTTATCTCCCTGTGTTCTTATTTCACTTCCAGCTGTACTGATGGAAAATTTTCTGCAGTGTTGGTAGACAATCTTTCACTGGTTATCCGGGAGATTCCACGAATTGTACTCACCGTGCAGAATACCTGTAAAGGAACCAATACTGGAAGCGCCAGTGTAGCCGTTTTAGGAGGTCCGGAACCATATACTTTCAATTGGGCGCCGGGCGGACAAACAACCAATCAAATCAATAACCTGCCAGCCGGCAATCATGAAGTAATGGTAACCGGGGCCAATGGCGCCATGGCTACAGCAGCGGTAACCATAAGAGAAACAATACTGCAGCATGAGGTGACGGTATCATCATCGCCCTGCAATGGTGACGAACAAAATAAAATTATACTCAATACTACCGGTGGGGCGCCACCATACCGCTATTATTTAAATGATGCGCCCCAGCCCAGCTATACCGCTACTTTTAAGGCATTGCGTCCCGGAAATTATGCGGTGGTTGTGAAAGATGATCATGGATGCGAAGATAAAATACAAAACATTCAACTGACAGAGCCTCCACCTTTACAGATCGCTGCCGTCAGCAAAAAGGATATCAGTTGCAACGAAACAACAGACGGCCGCATTGCACTGGACATAACCGGTGGAACGACCCCTTACTCGTATAGCCTGGAACCGGGTAACTGGCAGCCGGATAGTGTATGGAAGCAGCTGGATGTAGGGAGATATTATTTCCAGGTGAAAGATAAAAATGACTGCCTTGTCCGGGGATCTGCTGAAATATTGAAACACCAGCGGGATTGCGCCGTATTTGTACCTACGGCATTCAGTCCGAATGGCGATGGGAAGAATGACCTATTCCGGGCAAAAGTGCATGATGACATCAGCCAATACAGGCTGGTGGTGTATAATCGCTGGGGAACGCCTGTCTTTCAAAGTAACGACCCCCGGGCTGCCTGGGACGGGAATCAGCAGCCGGCCGGAAGTTATGTGTGGGTACTTACTTATACTGATAGTAAGAAACAGGGACGTAAAGAACTGGGTAACCTGGTATTAGTCAGATAG
- a CDS encoding aminotransferase class I/II-fold pyridoxal phosphate-dependent enzyme gives MNEKIWLSSPHMGESERKYVTAAFDTNWIAPLGPNVDGFEKDLELYTGASHVAALSSGTGALHLALILAGVEAGDEIICQSMTFSASANPIAYLGAIPVFIDSEMDTWNMDPVLLEQAIQERIAKGKKPKAIIPVHLYGMPAKMEEILTIANKYDIAVIEDAAEALGSTYNDQSCGTFGTFGILSFNGNKIITTSGGGALVGSDKAAMEKARFLATQARDPAPHYEHSQIGYNYRMSNVCAGIGRGQMEVLDERVRQRRANYRHYEEQLALLPGVQFVDEKAGAFSNRWLSTVLIDPVKSGGISRETVRLALEKQNIESRPLWKPMHMQPVFSGAPAYVNGVSAKLFEDGLCLPSGSNLTPQQLHATTAIVKALWA, from the coding sequence ATGAATGAAAAGATATGGCTCTCCTCTCCACATATGGGAGAAAGTGAAAGGAAATACGTAACAGCTGCATTCGATACTAACTGGATTGCACCTTTGGGTCCTAATGTAGATGGTTTTGAAAAGGACCTGGAACTGTATACCGGTGCTTCGCATGTTGCGGCATTGTCGTCAGGTACAGGCGCTTTACATCTCGCATTAATTCTTGCAGGTGTGGAAGCAGGGGATGAAATTATTTGCCAGAGCATGACTTTTTCTGCGTCTGCTAATCCTATCGCTTATCTGGGTGCTATACCTGTTTTTATTGATAGCGAAATGGATACCTGGAATATGGATCCTGTTTTACTGGAACAAGCTATTCAGGAACGGATAGCGAAAGGCAAAAAACCGAAGGCTATTATTCCTGTTCATTTGTATGGGATGCCTGCAAAAATGGAGGAGATTCTTACGATTGCCAACAAATATGACATCGCTGTTATTGAAGATGCGGCGGAAGCCTTGGGATCAACCTATAATGACCAGTCCTGCGGCACCTTTGGCACTTTTGGTATTCTTAGCTTTAATGGGAACAAAATAATAACAACCAGTGGTGGTGGTGCATTGGTTGGCAGTGATAAGGCTGCAATGGAAAAGGCCCGTTTTCTGGCAACCCAGGCCCGTGATCCTGCGCCTCATTATGAGCATAGCCAGATAGGGTATAATTACAGGATGAGTAATGTTTGTGCCGGTATAGGAAGGGGTCAGATGGAAGTCCTGGATGAGAGAGTCAGGCAGCGACGAGCCAATTACCGGCACTACGAGGAGCAACTGGCTTTATTACCAGGGGTGCAGTTTGTGGATGAAAAGGCAGGTGCTTTCAGTAACAGGTGGTTAAGCACCGTGCTGATTGATCCTGTGAAAAGCGGTGGTATCAGCCGTGAAACAGTGCGGCTGGCATTGGAAAAACAGAATATTGAATCAAGACCATTATGGAAACCCATGCATATGCAACCGGTTTTTTCCGGCGCACCAGCTTATGTGAACGGGGTGTCTGCAAAACTTTTTGAAGACGGTTTGTGCCTACCCAGTGGCTCTAATCTCACCCCTCAGCAATTGCATGCTACGACTGCTATTGTTAAAGCTTTATGGGCTTAG